One genomic window of Polyangium aurulentum includes the following:
- a CDS encoding DNRLRE domain-containing protein translates to MNHVTNRHVLVAMAALLGAMAGCAHGDPTAPSEGEGAGSVSDCQEGAVEACYSGPPETEGVAQCKGGERRCEGGAWSPCEGEIAPASESCNGEDDDCDGVADDDVMNVGQECSTGLEGACGPGTSTCKEGVIECIASQAPSDEVCDAIDNDCDGMVDEQLAYEACSTGMPGVCSAGALTCVSGAFVCKPVSGPWLETCNGVDDDCDGIQDNDVCATQSLEAVADAEVRESYWDDGGDEMNFGSQSHMIVSDPPLSRAFVRFDLTSVPSNAKILSVRLEMTAYFGEYLGNVHTHLVPDDTWDEYGITWNNQPPVEANARGFWPILDWGSSEELCVNDDQLLIAPVQEALDSDKLVSFRLHEQGSSSFYYSRESGNVAQRPHLVVRYAEEP, encoded by the coding sequence ATGAATCATGTGACAAACCGGCATGTTCTTGTCGCCATGGCGGCGCTCCTCGGCGCCATGGCAGGCTGCGCGCATGGGGACCCCACGGCCCCCTCCGAAGGCGAGGGCGCCGGGAGCGTGTCAGACTGTCAGGAGGGCGCGGTCGAGGCGTGTTACTCGGGCCCTCCGGAGACCGAGGGCGTGGCGCAATGCAAGGGCGGCGAGCGGCGCTGCGAGGGCGGCGCGTGGTCGCCCTGCGAAGGCGAGATCGCGCCGGCCTCCGAGTCCTGCAATGGCGAGGACGACGATTGTGACGGCGTCGCCGATGACGACGTCATGAACGTGGGACAGGAGTGCAGCACCGGGCTCGAGGGCGCCTGCGGGCCGGGCACGTCCACGTGCAAGGAGGGCGTGATCGAATGCATCGCCTCTCAGGCCCCCTCCGACGAGGTGTGCGACGCGATCGACAACGATTGCGACGGGATGGTCGACGAGCAACTCGCGTACGAGGCTTGCTCGACGGGCATGCCGGGCGTCTGCTCGGCGGGCGCGCTCACGTGCGTCAGCGGCGCGTTCGTGTGTAAGCCCGTGAGCGGGCCCTGGCTCGAGACGTGCAACGGCGTCGACGATGATTGCGACGGTATCCAGGACAACGACGTCTGCGCGACACAGTCCCTGGAGGCGGTCGCCGATGCGGAGGTCCGTGAGAGTTACTGGGACGACGGGGGGGATGAAATGAACTTCGGTTCCCAGTCGCATATGATCGTGAGTGACCCTCCCCTCAGCCGGGCCTTCGTCCGTTTCGACCTCACGAGCGTCCCGAGCAACGCGAAGATCCTGTCCGTGCGGCTCGAGATGACGGCTTATTTTGGCGAGTATCTAGGCAACGTTCATACGCATCTCGTTCCGGACGATACCTGGGACGAGTACGGGATAACGTGGAACAACCAACCGCCTGTCGAAGCCAATGCGCGCGGCTTCTGGCCTATCTTGGATTGGGGTAGCTCTGAAGAGCTCTGCGTGAACGACGACCAACTGCTCATCGCCCCCGTGCAGGAGGCGCTCGACTCGGACAAACTCGTATCTTTCCGGCTACATGAACAGGGGAGTAGCTCGTTCTACTACTCCCGCGAGTCGGGCAACGTGGCTCAGCGACCGCACCTCGTCGTGCGGTACGCAGAAGAACCGTAG
- a CDS encoding arsenate reductase family protein, which translates to MIQIFGTAKCKTTRAAQRFFADRGVKVQFIELREKGLSKGELASVARAVGGMRALYDAGSARVKERGLQHLGPDEARLAELLAEDPLLLRTPIVRDGPRAAVGAAEAVWKTFADAAKGKA; encoded by the coding sequence GTGATCCAGATCTTCGGCACTGCCAAATGCAAGACGACCCGCGCAGCGCAGCGGTTCTTCGCGGACCGGGGCGTCAAGGTGCAGTTCATCGAGCTGCGCGAGAAGGGGCTCTCCAAGGGCGAGCTCGCCAGCGTGGCGCGCGCGGTGGGCGGCATGCGCGCCCTCTACGACGCAGGCAGCGCGCGGGTGAAGGAGCGCGGGCTCCAGCACCTCGGCCCTGACGAGGCGCGCCTCGCCGAGCTGCTCGCGGAGGACCCCCTGCTGCTCCGCACGCCCATCGTGCGCGACGGCCCCCGCGCGGCGGTGGGCGCAGCCGAGGCCGTGTGGAAGACGTTCGCCGACGCCGCGAAGGGCAAGGCGTGA
- a CDS encoding multicopper oxidase family protein, which produces MAMLALHRIVGSSAVFALVMASAMAPRAALAHDELPGASIPKYEHPLVILPAMPRSGNLKGADNRPIDYYEIAARQFQQQMLPHGFPKTTVWGYGAIKRPGTLAEGGSFHTPSLTIEASYRKRVRIRWINDLVDDAGNYLPYFLPVDQTLHWANPAGDCMEGVPRPDCHGMSAEQYTGPVPMVVHMHGADVAGFSDGLPEAWYLPDAKDLYGFFPEGSRYEENRIKALARGIGWLPGSATFDYENDQRATMLWFHDHSLGLTRANVYAGLAGAYILRGGPDDKVNGILPGPAPTRDDLPGMQYREITLIIQDRSFYTDGSLHYPARDGSGPSHAMGWGASTANALTGSGVDSPEDALAPRWIADFMGDTMVVNGRTWPYLEVEQRRYRFRVLNACNSRFLRLQMENGTPFTQIGSDGGFLPAPVQRSDVLISPSERVDLIIDFSQITPGTKITLRNLGPDVPFGLSDDPADPGTTGQVMQFRVVKNVQLETSTPPAQLGLPVIKPLGPESAIRQVGLLLRQEDGQPKDALLGTVDSSGEVIPKFWMDPVTETPRCGDTELWEIHNPTALGHPMHIHLVEFQVVERENMSTGEIQGPGPGEEGFKDTVIVNPFEIVRVKAQFQRVGSYVWHCHILEHEDNEMMRPMQVLPASSTLEAGAPMPACKQPFD; this is translated from the coding sequence ATGGCGATGCTTGCATTACATCGGATCGTCGGATCGTCGGCAGTCTTCGCCCTCGTCATGGCGTCCGCGATGGCCCCGAGGGCTGCGCTTGCCCATGACGAACTACCGGGCGCGAGTATCCCGAAATACGAGCACCCGCTCGTCATCCTTCCTGCCATGCCCCGCAGCGGCAACCTCAAAGGGGCAGACAACCGGCCCATCGATTACTACGAGATCGCGGCGCGTCAGTTCCAGCAGCAGATGCTGCCGCACGGTTTCCCCAAGACCACCGTCTGGGGCTACGGCGCGATCAAGAGGCCGGGCACGCTCGCCGAGGGCGGGAGCTTCCATACGCCGTCCCTCACCATCGAGGCGAGCTACCGCAAACGGGTCCGGATCCGGTGGATCAACGACCTCGTCGACGACGCGGGCAACTACCTTCCGTACTTCTTGCCCGTCGATCAGACGTTGCATTGGGCAAACCCGGCCGGAGATTGCATGGAGGGGGTGCCCAGGCCCGATTGCCACGGTATGAGCGCCGAGCAATACACGGGCCCGGTGCCGATGGTCGTGCACATGCACGGCGCAGACGTCGCTGGGTTCAGTGACGGCCTGCCAGAAGCCTGGTACCTGCCCGACGCGAAAGATCTGTACGGGTTCTTCCCGGAGGGCTCACGATACGAGGAGAATCGTATCAAGGCCCTGGCTCGCGGCATCGGCTGGCTGCCCGGGTCGGCCACGTTCGATTATGAGAACGACCAGCGCGCCACGATGCTCTGGTTCCACGACCATTCCCTCGGGCTCACCCGGGCGAACGTCTATGCCGGTCTCGCCGGGGCGTACATCCTCCGGGGCGGACCGGACGACAAGGTGAACGGAATCCTCCCGGGCCCGGCGCCCACCCGGGACGACCTGCCGGGAATGCAATATCGAGAAATCACGCTGATCATCCAGGACCGCTCGTTCTACACGGACGGCAGCCTTCATTATCCGGCCCGCGACGGGAGTGGCCCCTCGCACGCGATGGGGTGGGGCGCGAGCACCGCGAACGCCCTGACGGGTAGCGGGGTCGATTCTCCGGAAGACGCGCTCGCGCCGCGATGGATCGCCGATTTCATGGGGGACACGATGGTCGTCAACGGCCGTACGTGGCCATATCTCGAGGTGGAGCAGCGCCGTTATCGCTTCCGTGTCCTGAACGCATGCAATTCCCGCTTCCTGCGGCTCCAGATGGAGAACGGGACGCCGTTCACCCAGATTGGCAGCGACGGAGGATTCCTGCCCGCGCCCGTGCAGCGGAGCGACGTGCTCATCAGCCCCTCGGAGCGGGTCGATCTGATCATCGACTTCAGCCAAATCACGCCGGGCACGAAAATCACGCTGAGGAACCTGGGCCCGGACGTACCCTTCGGCCTTTCGGATGACCCCGCGGATCCGGGCACCACGGGTCAGGTGATGCAATTCCGGGTCGTCAAGAACGTGCAGCTCGAGACCAGCACGCCGCCGGCGCAGCTCGGGTTGCCAGTCATCAAGCCGCTGGGCCCGGAGTCGGCCATTCGGCAGGTCGGCCTCCTCCTGCGGCAGGAGGACGGCCAACCGAAAGACGCGCTGCTCGGTACGGTGGACTCGTCTGGCGAGGTGATCCCAAAATTCTGGATGGATCCCGTCACCGAGACGCCGCGGTGCGGAGATACGGAGCTATGGGAAATCCACAACCCGACCGCGCTCGGACACCCCATGCACATTCACCTGGTCGAGTTCCAGGTGGTCGAGCGGGAAAACATGAGCACGGGGGAGATCCAGGGCCCGGGCCCCGGAGAGGAAGGATTCAAGGATACGGTGATCGTCAATCCGTTCGAGATCGTCCGGGTGAAAGCCCAGTTCCAGCGCGTGGGCTCCTATGTTTGGCATTGCCACATCCTGGAGCACGAGGATAACGAGATGATGCGGCCGATGCAGGTGCTCCCTGCGTCCTCGACTCTCGAGGCGGGCGCGCCCATGCCCGCCTGCAAGCAGCCGTTCGATTGA
- a CDS encoding IgGFc-binding protein, which produces MAVCSLAAAAAWGAGCNPLPGLEPDKPLPDAGGGGGAGGGIDIPDGGVGCCDIMCSSDMTAVIDCDGNVLEQCTPDQGCANAKCIDDPCEAARATQSSYGCDYWAIKTALRPQADFACFAAFVANIWTKPVKLNVSYDGQALQPDTFAYIPKIGANGAIDYTPYDNAKGIGVGEAAILFLSVLPGGNVPSCPRPTALALETGVPGTGKGKGFHIQSDFPIAAYQTVPYGGGMAAVPSATLLLPTSAWHTNYLAVNAYQAAPDGDPNNPFGGYPALEIVAREDATKVTILPKMPIVGGAGVMPAVANTPVTYELDAGEFLQITQPNELTGSIIDSDKAIAVFGASTCMKVPTNLNDCDSGQQQITPVRALGSEYVAVRYKSRSAAMEESTKWRIVGAVDGTELTWEGTKPAGAPATIDQGQIVELDGPGPFVVRSQAADHPFYLGSYMTGGAPFANDGDPDWVNVVPPQQYLKRYVFFTDPTYPETSLVVVRAPNLDGTFDDVQLKCRGVLDGWQKIGGYEYTRVNLVTGNFSSVNGCTNGRHEMSSDSPFAVTVWGWGTTPPSKLVSYAYPAGAGVFPINEVKIPTTPQ; this is translated from the coding sequence GTGGCTGTCTGTTCACTGGCTGCTGCCGCGGCGTGGGGTGCTGGCTGCAATCCGCTTCCCGGGCTCGAGCCGGACAAGCCATTGCCTGATGCGGGCGGCGGAGGTGGAGCGGGGGGCGGCATCGACATTCCGGACGGCGGCGTCGGCTGCTGCGACATCATGTGCTCCAGCGACATGACCGCCGTCATCGATTGCGATGGCAACGTGCTCGAGCAGTGCACCCCCGACCAGGGGTGCGCCAATGCGAAGTGCATCGACGATCCCTGCGAGGCCGCGAGGGCCACGCAGAGCTCTTACGGCTGTGACTACTGGGCCATCAAGACCGCGCTCCGCCCGCAAGCCGACTTCGCCTGCTTCGCCGCCTTCGTCGCCAACATCTGGACGAAGCCCGTGAAGCTGAACGTCTCCTACGACGGCCAGGCGCTCCAACCCGATACCTTCGCGTACATCCCCAAGATCGGCGCCAACGGGGCCATCGACTACACGCCCTACGACAACGCCAAGGGGATCGGCGTGGGCGAGGCGGCGATCCTGTTCCTGTCGGTTCTCCCGGGCGGCAACGTCCCCAGTTGCCCCAGGCCCACCGCGCTCGCTCTCGAGACCGGCGTCCCGGGCACCGGCAAGGGCAAGGGCTTCCACATTCAAAGCGACTTCCCGATCGCCGCCTATCAGACCGTCCCCTACGGCGGCGGCATGGCGGCGGTCCCCTCGGCGACCCTGCTGCTGCCGACGAGCGCCTGGCATACCAACTATCTCGCGGTCAACGCCTACCAGGCCGCGCCCGACGGCGATCCCAACAACCCCTTCGGTGGCTACCCCGCGCTCGAGATCGTCGCGCGCGAGGACGCCACCAAGGTCACCATCTTGCCCAAGATGCCGATCGTCGGCGGCGCGGGCGTGATGCCCGCGGTGGCGAACACGCCGGTCACCTACGAGCTCGACGCGGGCGAATTCCTGCAGATCACGCAGCCCAACGAGCTGACCGGCAGCATCATCGACAGCGACAAGGCCATCGCGGTCTTCGGCGCCTCGACCTGCATGAAGGTGCCGACGAACCTGAACGACTGCGACTCGGGCCAGCAGCAAATCACGCCCGTGCGCGCGCTCGGCAGCGAGTACGTGGCCGTGCGCTACAAGAGCCGCAGCGCCGCAATGGAGGAGTCGACCAAGTGGCGCATCGTCGGCGCGGTCGACGGCACCGAGCTCACCTGGGAAGGCACGAAGCCCGCGGGCGCGCCCGCCACGATCGACCAGGGCCAGATCGTCGAGCTCGACGGGCCCGGCCCCTTCGTCGTGCGCAGCCAGGCCGCGGATCATCCATTCTACCTCGGCAGTTACATGACCGGCGGCGCTCCATTCGCGAACGACGGGGATCCCGACTGGGTGAACGTGGTGCCTCCCCAGCAGTATCTGAAGCGTTACGTGTTTTTCACGGACCCGACCTATCCGGAGACGAGCCTCGTGGTCGTCCGCGCGCCGAACCTCGACGGCACCTTCGACGACGTCCAATTGAAGTGCCGCGGCGTTCTCGATGGCTGGCAGAAGATCGGCGGCTACGAGTACACGCGCGTCAACCTCGTGACCGGCAACTTCTCGAGCGTCAACGGCTGCACCAACGGCCGGCACGAGATGTCGAGCGACAGCCCCTTCGCCGTCACCGTCTGGGGCTGGGGCACGACGCCGCCGAGCAAGCTCGTCTCCTACGCATACCCAGCCGGCGCCGGCGTCTTTCCCATCAACGAGGTCAAGATCCCGACGACTCCGCAGTAA